One Fuerstiella marisgermanici DNA window includes the following coding sequences:
- a CDS encoding PQQ-binding-like beta-propeller repeat protein has protein sequence MSTRNGLTVFLLFFAAQVQTAVCDEPDSSADTDDAAVEDASRGLLIDRKTVTTLQAARDYLQAGNTDAAFYEFRRLQTADPSTMVPSASGSEAFVPLFRVLFDLFFDFPEDVRQRQATRDANLADQTLDEILESGDLKSMPQLIQEMPGTAASIQSHLILARLHVAQGHYLAARAWLVPLLKDQIPAEFRDGAGNVMDQLKADGASTELSESTPPTATDREEPTKSLDNVVVPTHLRWQFHPLSSPSLGQRIRIFRDAARQASVIPETTWRDTVDGDVLYRRTLRGVAAIDLKSGQPQWHYPLLPALDGQIEGDRTLNTANADVAFSRLENTVLATLFCRDNVLGRVSSDSDQLYVVASEEGAGKTTATVNRAFGRRMTTPQATDSRLIALEKATGRRVWTTSGETFGETIGSRSETFWMSGPPTPVRGRLYGVFEWNGEIQLGCLAATTGELIWNRLLAFPDQSIEKDPARRLWKASPVVDGGLIWCPTTTGWTVCVDQLTRSVLWASSMHDDEHDPVTRLRRGQPVATTPTVSINRRWPESRLITSGEHLIVLPHEAHEIVVLNALTGEQVRRLKVGPSAVFLHAADGRVVIVEPHGGHQSGPPETTKSESAVVRSLHVATDGDDWSIEIPAAAGVPTGRGVLRDGALLVPMSSGLVAKVSLQEKSVSVTEEVVLPVNGWGHLVASESLENDLLHSSPERLSRISQTESTELPQDVIEQATGLMAAKKWQEALDLLTDMPEFALRFAEAKSLRFECFQQLALQDPQQYLPQLKAEATTPDQQLNVKVFEASWLVTQDDPAAAAPLLVEILKLRPARLSTPAPLTLPTPDLESQADSDVIPVTQSLLTWATSEYSRLLQSEADHGVLLPQLEGVSPTVLLNIRAPAIRPELHRYLDAQQTLSEASTHLLRHSIALAIKQQAASGNEAPDFSAEVAVLERLLDLAASSDRDQASVRAVQLLLNTAMLDLPPEFVEAAVASNSPLISKLATSERLDENFRSRMQSQFERWTDQLYHALPVGRAMSMPRTVDLFSALVSDDPFLREYKWSVMRGEYGRLQAERVASADVEQWSLPGDLKVQGTYTQQSDLLQRYGSMLLLTSFSGVAGISVLDQQVVWSRASASVGGSFSSGPRSNFEKFDAGREKLPSHVASSMYQIAGVGDGWVCVRQKRSIEVVDVLSGITLWSADLPAQFNRVITSDDVVIVAGTAVNQTIIFDGQTGNRLEPVKQNRSIRKAIRGIGRWIVYWQDADNAGEHRLQWVAPLSGEQHREVVLADATRFGFLDDETLVGFNDNQRMLTVDLQTGETRRVNFKTEADAEVPEGDAPNRLWSAERVQVATDAVNFYFLNYEEKEQGVMMQPSGRNMLRFTGGVRAVDRETGEFRWGIAERGNLLATTDQPDLPLLVLIETTPIKGVQPVRTSNETVFRGVNKMTGTELFRQPVPSRYGLRYTWISSDAANTLDIGVYGSRIRMQGEGGPQLVP, from the coding sequence TTGTCCACTCGAAATGGCCTGACCGTATTCCTGCTGTTCTTCGCAGCACAAGTCCAGACCGCAGTCTGTGATGAGCCAGACAGTTCCGCAGATACTGATGATGCGGCCGTCGAGGATGCCAGCCGCGGTTTGCTCATCGACCGCAAGACTGTAACGACGCTGCAGGCCGCGCGGGACTATCTGCAGGCGGGAAACACCGACGCAGCGTTCTATGAGTTCCGTCGGCTGCAGACGGCCGATCCTTCGACGATGGTCCCTAGTGCGAGCGGATCGGAGGCGTTCGTCCCCTTGTTTCGCGTTCTGTTCGACCTGTTCTTCGATTTTCCTGAAGATGTCCGGCAAAGGCAGGCCACGCGAGACGCGAATCTGGCGGATCAAACACTCGATGAGATTCTGGAAAGCGGTGACCTTAAGTCGATGCCGCAGTTGATTCAGGAAATGCCCGGCACGGCGGCCTCTATTCAGTCTCACTTAATTCTGGCCCGACTGCATGTGGCTCAAGGACACTATCTGGCGGCTCGAGCCTGGTTGGTGCCCCTGCTGAAAGATCAGATTCCTGCCGAGTTCCGGGACGGCGCCGGCAATGTGATGGACCAATTGAAAGCGGACGGAGCGTCGACTGAGCTTTCAGAATCAACGCCTCCGACCGCCACCGACCGCGAGGAGCCTACAAAGTCGCTTGATAACGTTGTTGTGCCCACGCATCTGCGGTGGCAGTTTCATCCGTTGTCGTCGCCAAGTCTGGGCCAGCGAATCAGAATATTTCGAGACGCCGCGCGGCAGGCGAGCGTGATCCCCGAAACCACGTGGCGGGACACGGTGGATGGCGACGTGTTGTATCGTCGAACGCTGCGTGGCGTCGCGGCGATCGACCTGAAATCCGGGCAACCACAGTGGCACTATCCGCTGCTGCCAGCTTTGGACGGCCAGATCGAAGGCGATCGAACCCTAAATACGGCGAATGCCGACGTCGCTTTTTCGCGGCTTGAAAATACTGTACTCGCCACTTTGTTCTGTCGCGACAACGTGCTGGGGCGAGTGTCGTCGGATAGCGATCAGCTATATGTGGTTGCCAGCGAGGAAGGGGCAGGAAAAACCACGGCGACTGTCAATCGCGCATTTGGGCGTCGCATGACCACGCCTCAAGCAACGGACTCGCGGCTAATCGCGTTGGAGAAAGCAACGGGCCGTCGAGTCTGGACGACTTCCGGCGAAACATTTGGGGAGACGATTGGCAGTCGGTCAGAAACGTTCTGGATGTCCGGCCCACCAACGCCGGTGCGAGGAAGGCTGTACGGCGTTTTTGAATGGAACGGCGAAATTCAACTCGGCTGCCTGGCGGCGACAACCGGCGAACTGATTTGGAATCGCCTACTCGCGTTTCCGGACCAGTCCATCGAGAAAGATCCTGCGCGGCGTTTGTGGAAAGCGAGTCCGGTTGTTGATGGCGGTCTAATCTGGTGCCCCACCACCACTGGCTGGACAGTTTGCGTCGATCAGCTCACACGGTCCGTTTTGTGGGCCAGCTCCATGCATGATGACGAACACGATCCGGTCACGCGTTTGCGCCGTGGTCAGCCGGTTGCCACAACGCCGACGGTCAGCATTAACCGGCGATGGCCGGAATCCCGGTTAATCACGTCTGGCGAGCACCTAATCGTACTTCCTCACGAAGCCCATGAAATCGTCGTATTGAACGCGTTGACGGGCGAGCAGGTTCGGCGTCTGAAGGTTGGCCCTTCAGCCGTTTTTCTGCATGCCGCGGACGGCCGAGTCGTCATTGTTGAGCCACACGGCGGTCACCAATCGGGTCCGCCTGAGACTACGAAATCGGAAAGCGCTGTGGTGCGAAGTCTTCATGTGGCGACAGACGGCGACGACTGGTCGATCGAAATTCCCGCGGCAGCCGGCGTGCCAACCGGTCGTGGCGTGTTGCGCGACGGAGCACTGCTGGTGCCAATGTCGTCGGGTTTGGTCGCCAAAGTGAGTCTTCAGGAAAAGTCTGTCTCCGTCACTGAGGAGGTCGTTCTTCCCGTGAACGGTTGGGGCCATTTAGTTGCTTCTGAGTCGCTGGAAAACGATCTGCTTCATTCGTCGCCCGAACGGCTGTCTCGGATTTCTCAAACCGAATCCACCGAGTTACCTCAAGACGTTATTGAGCAGGCCACCGGGCTAATGGCGGCAAAGAAATGGCAGGAGGCACTCGACCTGCTAACGGACATGCCGGAATTTGCATTGCGGTTTGCAGAAGCAAAGTCGCTGCGGTTTGAATGCTTTCAGCAGCTTGCCTTGCAGGATCCTCAACAGTATTTGCCGCAGTTAAAAGCTGAAGCCACGACGCCCGACCAGCAGCTGAATGTCAAGGTGTTTGAAGCGTCGTGGCTTGTCACTCAGGACGATCCCGCAGCCGCTGCTCCGCTATTAGTCGAAATTCTGAAGCTGCGTCCTGCCCGGTTGTCGACTCCCGCGCCACTGACGTTGCCAACGCCAGATCTGGAATCGCAAGCCGATTCGGATGTGATCCCCGTCACTCAATCTCTACTCACATGGGCCACGTCAGAATACTCGCGATTGCTGCAGTCCGAAGCCGACCACGGCGTCTTATTGCCGCAGCTTGAAGGAGTTTCTCCGACGGTGTTGTTGAATATCCGCGCCCCTGCGATTCGGCCGGAACTACATCGCTATCTCGACGCGCAGCAAACGCTTAGTGAAGCATCGACGCACTTGCTCCGCCACAGCATTGCCCTTGCCATTAAGCAGCAGGCGGCATCGGGTAATGAGGCACCTGACTTCAGTGCAGAGGTGGCCGTGTTGGAAAGGCTGCTCGATCTTGCAGCTTCCTCCGACCGTGACCAGGCATCTGTTCGAGCCGTTCAGTTGCTTCTAAATACCGCGATGCTTGACTTGCCGCCGGAGTTTGTCGAAGCGGCGGTCGCTTCCAACAGTCCACTCATTTCAAAATTGGCGACAAGTGAACGGCTCGACGAAAACTTCCGATCCCGCATGCAGTCGCAGTTTGAACGGTGGACCGACCAGCTATACCACGCGTTACCGGTGGGGCGAGCCATGTCCATGCCTCGCACTGTTGATCTTTTTTCGGCGCTGGTTTCAGACGATCCGTTTCTGCGAGAATACAAGTGGTCAGTCATGCGAGGCGAGTACGGCCGACTGCAGGCAGAACGTGTGGCCTCAGCGGATGTCGAGCAATGGTCGCTGCCCGGCGATCTAAAGGTTCAGGGAACGTACACTCAACAATCCGACTTGTTACAGCGATATGGCAGCATGCTGTTGCTGACCAGTTTCAGCGGCGTTGCCGGGATTTCGGTCCTTGACCAACAGGTTGTCTGGTCACGTGCCAGTGCCTCAGTCGGCGGTTCGTTTTCGTCCGGCCCGCGAAGCAATTTTGAGAAGTTCGATGCTGGCAGGGAAAAGCTTCCGTCTCACGTGGCATCCAGCATGTACCAGATTGCGGGTGTTGGCGATGGTTGGGTGTGTGTGCGTCAAAAACGTTCGATCGAAGTGGTCGACGTGCTGTCCGGGATCACACTGTGGTCGGCCGACCTGCCAGCACAATTCAATCGGGTTATCACCAGTGATGATGTCGTCATCGTGGCTGGAACAGCCGTCAACCAGACGATCATTTTTGATGGCCAGACAGGGAACCGTTTAGAGCCCGTGAAGCAGAATCGTTCCATCCGCAAAGCCATTCGCGGCATTGGTCGATGGATCGTTTATTGGCAGGACGCCGACAACGCAGGCGAGCATCGGCTGCAATGGGTGGCCCCGCTTTCCGGTGAGCAGCATCGTGAAGTGGTCCTTGCCGACGCGACTCGGTTTGGTTTTCTGGACGACGAAACGCTGGTTGGTTTCAACGACAACCAGAGGATGCTGACAGTCGATTTGCAGACCGGCGAAACCAGGCGAGTGAACTTCAAAACGGAAGCCGACGCCGAAGTGCCGGAAGGAGATGCTCCGAATCGACTGTGGAGCGCTGAACGAGTCCAGGTGGCGACGGACGCGGTGAACTTCTATTTCTTGAATTACGAGGAAAAAGAACAAGGCGTGATGATGCAGCCGTCCGGCCGAAACATGTTGCGGTTCACTGGCGGCGTTCGCGCAGTTGATCGCGAAACCGGGGAATTCCGATGGGGCATCGCCGAGCGTGGAAACCTGCTGGCAACAACAGATCAGCCCGACCTACCCCTGCTGGTTTTGATTGAAACGACGCCAATTAAAGGTGTCCAGCCGGTCCGCACTTCGAATGAGACCGTTTTTCGAGGCGTCAACAAAATGACGGGCACAGAATTGTTTCGTCAGCCGGTCCCATCACGCTACGGGTTGCGTTACACGTGGATTTCATCGGATGCCGCTAACACGCTGGACATTGGCGTCTACGGCAGCCGCATTCGGATGCAGGGCGAAGGTGGACCGCAACTGGTGCCGTAG
- a CDS encoding 50S ribosomal protein L25: MTEDFRLSAENRKVLGTRNTRRLRKQGRVPGNLYGFKKDAVNITVAADDVERLVAGGSKVVDVELDGTVDKAVVQELQWDIYSTHVRHLDLMRVDPDAVTTVDVPLVIRGEPAALKVGAQLRHKVKYVSVTCPAFRVPTNIPIRVAALKVGDTVKVSQLKAPETVKINTDGDTVVAQLYDPKKEEAAAAAPAAE, encoded by the coding sequence ATGACGGAAGACTTTCGTCTGTCAGCAGAAAACCGCAAGGTGCTCGGCACACGCAATACACGTCGTTTGCGTAAGCAGGGTCGCGTGCCCGGAAACCTGTATGGCTTCAAAAAAGACGCTGTCAATATTACGGTTGCTGCTGACGACGTCGAGCGATTAGTCGCTGGCGGCTCAAAAGTTGTCGACGTTGAACTGGACGGCACCGTCGACAAGGCCGTTGTGCAGGAACTGCAGTGGGACATCTACAGTACTCATGTGCGCCACCTCGACTTGATGCGAGTCGATCCGGACGCCGTGACTACCGTCGATGTGCCTTTGGTGATTCGAGGAGAGCCCGCTGCACTTAAAGTGGGCGCCCAGCTTCGACACAAAGTCAAATATGTTTCTGTAACGTGTCCGGCGTTTCGCGTTCCAACGAACATCCCGATTCGCGTTGCGGCATTGAAGGTTGGCGATACGGTCAAAGTAAGCCAGTTAAAGGCTCCTGAGACTGTGAAAATCAATACAGATGGCGACACCGTTGTTGCTCAGCTGTACGATCCGAAGAAAGAAGAAGCGGCGGCCGCAGCGCCTGCAGCTGAGTAG
- the pth gene encoding aminoacyl-tRNA hydrolase, translating to MKLVIGLGNPGAKYAGTRHNVGFDALAELAKRCSAEKPQNKHQADIQDVMIGGEKVLLVAPLTYMNLSGNAVWPLVNFYQVAAEDIVVICDDMNLPTGRLRWRPSGSAGGQKGLVSIIQRLGHQDFPRLRIGIGRPPGKMDVTSYVLGRFREEEKEDVEHAVLRAADSVEYWVAEGIKPTMTQFNRPAEA from the coding sequence ATGAAGTTAGTGATCGGGCTCGGAAACCCGGGTGCAAAGTACGCGGGAACCCGGCATAATGTCGGGTTTGACGCACTAGCCGAACTGGCGAAGCGTTGTTCTGCTGAGAAACCGCAGAACAAGCATCAGGCGGACATCCAGGACGTGATGATCGGCGGCGAGAAGGTGCTGTTAGTAGCTCCTTTGACCTATATGAATTTGAGTGGTAATGCTGTCTGGCCGTTAGTGAACTTTTACCAAGTGGCCGCAGAAGATATTGTCGTCATCTGTGATGACATGAACCTTCCAACTGGTCGGCTTCGCTGGAGACCCTCAGGGTCGGCAGGAGGCCAAAAAGGGTTGGTCAGCATTATTCAGCGACTGGGACATCAGGATTTTCCCAGACTGAGAATCGGAATCGGGCGTCCACCCGGAAAAATGGATGTGACTTCCTACGTTCTCGGACGGTTTCGGGAAGAGGAAAAAGAAGACGTCGAACACGCAGTTTTGCGAGCGGCGGATTCCGTAGAATACTGGGTTGCCGAAGGTATTAAACCCACCATGACGCAGTTCAATCGACCTGCTGAAGCGTAA
- the rpsF gene encoding 30S ribosomal protein S6, which produces MSVAEVSTTKENLYEGMFLVNSSHFANDPEAATESIMAILERAGATVVAHRPWQDGKLAYEIEGQRKGLHYLVCFRMPGAGMEVITRQCHLSDVVLRQMVIKHPPELFNAMVDALNGTTDGEAEVEAEATPDEAKPAEAN; this is translated from the coding sequence GTGTCAGTCGCAGAAGTCAGTACCACAAAGGAAAACCTTTACGAAGGTATGTTCCTTGTCAACAGCAGTCATTTCGCCAACGATCCGGAAGCTGCCACAGAATCCATCATGGCGATCCTGGAGCGAGCCGGTGCTACCGTAGTAGCTCACCGCCCATGGCAGGATGGCAAGCTGGCCTATGAAATCGAAGGTCAACGGAAAGGTCTGCACTATCTGGTGTGCTTCCGCATGCCTGGAGCTGGCATGGAAGTGATCACGCGACAGTGTCACCTTAGTGACGTCGTGCTGCGACAGATGGTCATCAAGCACCCACCAGAATTGTTCAACGCAATGGTCGACGCCCTCAACGGCACGACTGATGGCGAGGCAGAGGTGGAAGCAGAAGCCACGCCTGACGAAGCAAAACCTGCAGAAGCAAATTAG
- a CDS encoding single-stranded DNA-binding protein, translating to MASFNKVILVGNLTRDPEVRYTTGGTAVTEVGMAVSRNWTDRSTNERKEETTFVDVTLWGRTAEVAGEYLSKGRPCLIEGRLQLDQWEDKETGQRRSKLKVVGETLQLLGSRNDGGGGGGGGRPESGGSQPSRPPAANTGREEKSPDQAFYDDAPSPPKDDEIPF from the coding sequence ATGGCATCCTTCAACAAAGTGATTCTGGTTGGCAACCTGACTCGCGACCCCGAAGTGCGCTACACGACAGGCGGAACGGCGGTCACAGAAGTTGGCATGGCGGTCAGCCGTAACTGGACCGATCGCAGCACCAATGAACGCAAAGAAGAAACGACATTCGTCGACGTGACACTGTGGGGCCGAACGGCAGAGGTCGCCGGCGAATATCTTTCCAAAGGCCGCCCGTGTCTGATTGAAGGGCGTTTGCAACTGGATCAATGGGAAGATAAGGAAACCGGTCAGCGACGATCGAAGCTAAAGGTCGTTGGTGAGACCCTGCAATTGCTGGGCAGCCGTAACGATGGTGGTGGTGGTGGTGGCGGAGGCCGGCCGGAGTCTGGTGGATCACAGCCTTCAAGGCCGCCAGCAGCCAACACCGGGCGTGAAGAGAAAAGCCCGGATCAGGCTTTTTACGATGATGCTCCCAGCCCCCCCAAAGACGATGAAATTCCGTTCTAG
- the rplI gene encoding 50S ribosomal protein L9, whose amino-acid sequence MVHISKPRGVAGSTNSSAEVLLVHDVEHLGKRGEIVKVKPGYARNYLLPHGVATVASDENKRMVELHKEKLKAIESSRIREFVKIADAVNKYSATIEANATTDNALYGSVGPKDISDALKAAGHKIEPEHVRMEGPIRELGMYTVKLKLHEKVQTDVKVWVVPSAAGV is encoded by the coding sequence ATGGTTCATATTTCAAAACCTCGCGGCGTTGCCGGTTCAACCAATAGTTCGGCCGAAGTGCTGCTGGTGCACGATGTTGAGCATCTTGGCAAGCGTGGCGAGATCGTAAAAGTGAAGCCCGGCTATGCTCGCAACTACCTGTTGCCGCACGGTGTCGCGACAGTGGCATCCGACGAAAACAAGCGGATGGTGGAGCTTCACAAAGAGAAGCTGAAAGCCATCGAATCCAGCCGCATTCGTGAGTTTGTGAAGATCGCTGACGCTGTCAACAAGTACAGTGCGACGATTGAGGCGAACGCCACGACAGACAACGCCCTGTACGGCTCAGTGGGCCCCAAAGACATCAGCGATGCTCTGAAGGCGGCTGGCCACAAAATCGAACCAGAACATGTTCGTATGGAAGGCCCGATCCGCGAACTGGGCATGTACACAGTGAAGCTGAAGCTACACGAGAAAGTACAGACCGATGTTAAAGTGTGGGTGGTGCCATCCGCTGCAGGCGTCTAG
- the dnaB gene encoding replicative DNA helicase has protein sequence MYGDTKTSAGPDKFRIPPQNLDAERGVLGSIMLLNEAIDDVGEVLKADHFYSDAHQKIYTAIRDLYENNIRGIDGITLANELKRRGELEDVGGGPYIAEILDTVPHAAHVRYYSNIVREKWLQRSLIYGCTEILSESYELTTDIEDLLQSAERRIFGIVEQQEGAGNIAIGDILMDAFDRIEERINTEGDVSGTTTGFADLDAQTTGLQPTELVILAARPSMGKTAFVCNVAEAVARDLKGVLLFSLEQSNLELAERFLCLTAKVNGHDLRAGNLTAEDRDKLMMASDELSRLPLYIDDKPGRTMGQIAALARRLHRKSPLGVIIIDYLQLVEPDDKNSPREQQIAGISRRLKFLAKELRVPVIALAQLNRGVELREDKRPRLADLRESGAIEQDADMVMFLHRPDAYDPEDRPGEAEIVVAKHRSGPTGIVRLTWRKEFMRFENYAPMPDTDFDL, from the coding sequence ATGTACGGAGATACCAAGACGTCGGCAGGTCCCGACAAGTTTCGGATTCCTCCGCAGAATCTCGACGCGGAACGAGGTGTGCTGGGCAGCATCATGCTGCTGAACGAAGCGATTGACGACGTCGGAGAAGTGCTGAAGGCCGACCACTTCTATAGTGACGCCCACCAGAAAATCTATACCGCCATTCGCGACCTCTATGAGAACAACATTCGCGGCATCGACGGCATTACGCTCGCCAACGAACTCAAACGACGCGGCGAACTGGAAGATGTTGGTGGCGGGCCATACATCGCCGAAATCCTGGATACAGTGCCCCACGCAGCTCACGTGCGGTACTACTCAAACATCGTGCGTGAAAAATGGCTGCAGCGCAGTTTGATCTACGGGTGCACTGAGATCCTGTCCGAAAGCTATGAACTCACCACCGACATTGAAGACCTGCTTCAAAGTGCGGAGCGGCGAATTTTTGGCATCGTGGAACAACAGGAAGGCGCAGGAAACATCGCCATCGGCGACATCCTGATGGACGCCTTCGACCGCATTGAAGAACGCATCAATACGGAAGGTGATGTTTCCGGCACGACAACCGGCTTCGCCGATCTTGATGCTCAAACCACCGGCCTGCAACCGACGGAGCTGGTCATCCTAGCCGCTCGGCCGTCGATGGGAAAGACGGCTTTCGTTTGTAACGTGGCCGAAGCAGTGGCGCGAGACCTGAAAGGGGTGCTGCTGTTCAGCCTTGAACAGTCCAACCTGGAACTCGCCGAGCGTTTTCTGTGCCTCACGGCCAAAGTGAACGGACACGACCTTCGAGCAGGTAACCTCACCGCCGAAGACCGAGACAAGTTGATGATGGCCTCTGATGAGCTGTCACGGCTGCCGCTTTACATCGACGACAAGCCCGGTCGCACGATGGGACAAATTGCAGCCTTGGCCAGACGCCTTCATCGTAAAAGCCCGCTGGGCGTCATCATCATCGACTACCTGCAGCTTGTCGAACCGGATGACAAGAACTCACCGCGTGAACAGCAGATTGCCGGCATTTCACGTCGTCTGAAATTTCTGGCGAAAGAACTGCGAGTCCCCGTGATCGCCCTGGCCCAGTTGAACCGCGGAGTGGAACTGCGTGAAGACAAGCGACCACGACTCGCCGACCTGCGAGAGAGCGGGGCGATTGAGCAGGACGCAGACATGGTCATGTTCCTGCATCGTCCCGACGCCTACGACCCGGAAGACCGCCCCGGCGAAGCTGAGATCGTCGTCGCCAAGCACCGCAGCGGCCCGACCGGAATCGTGCGATTAACGTGGCGCAAAGAATTCATGCGATTCGAGAACTACGCTCCCATGCCCGACACGGATTTTGACCTGTAG
- a CDS encoding zinc metallopeptidase, translated as MFFDPTYILMVLLPGLIISGIASMLVRSAFAKYSKVAGSQGYTGAQAAQILLEHAGIGDVRIVPTNGYLSDHYNPATKQLALSEDVYASRSIAALGVACHEAGHAIQHARGYAPLGLRSALVPLAGIGSGVGDLVMTVGLFLLSPSVVMIGALLFSAVLLFQLVTLPVEFDATARAKKLIVDTGIITPQERDGVDSVLNAAALTYVAAVVSTLLTLLYFLMRSGLLGNRD; from the coding sequence ATGTTTTTCGACCCAACCTACATTTTGATGGTGCTGCTGCCAGGACTGATCATTTCTGGCATTGCCAGCATGTTGGTGCGTTCGGCATTCGCAAAGTATTCAAAGGTTGCTGGGTCGCAGGGCTACACCGGAGCTCAAGCCGCGCAAATTCTATTGGAGCACGCGGGCATCGGAGACGTCAGAATCGTACCGACAAACGGGTACCTCAGCGACCACTATAATCCGGCCACAAAACAGCTGGCGCTTTCTGAAGACGTCTACGCCAGCCGGTCTATTGCCGCTCTGGGAGTGGCATGTCACGAAGCGGGGCACGCGATCCAGCACGCTCGGGGATATGCACCGCTGGGGCTACGATCGGCCCTTGTGCCTCTTGCAGGAATTGGCTCCGGGGTGGGCGACCTCGTAATGACAGTCGGTCTGTTTCTTCTGTCACCCTCTGTTGTCATGATCGGTGCCTTGTTGTTTAGTGCGGTGCTGTTGTTTCAACTGGTGACGCTTCCCGTCGAATTTGACGCAACCGCTCGAGCCAAGAAACTCATCGTCGATACGGGTATCATTACACCGCAGGAACGAGACGGGGTCGACAGTGTCTTGAATGCGGCCGCCCTGACTTACGTCGCTGCTGTTGTCAGCACATTGCTGACGCTGCTGTACTTTCTGATGCGATCAGGACTACTGGGCAACCGCGATTAG
- a CDS encoding cupin domain-containing protein, protein MSLKPPTETSDTGSAARYRLADFSQIEGVPCPCGSARRAFAGVPEFPGTLHVTEISEAAKKHYHKTLTETYFFLECGPDAKMELDDEIIDVRAGVSIVVPPGVRHRALGKMKVLIVVLPEFDPADEWLD, encoded by the coding sequence ATGAGTCTGAAGCCACCCACCGAAACTTCTGACACCGGGTCCGCAGCCCGCTACCGCCTGGCGGATTTTTCGCAGATCGAAGGCGTGCCGTGCCCCTGCGGATCAGCCCGTCGGGCATTCGCCGGTGTGCCCGAATTCCCCGGCACTTTGCACGTGACGGAAATCAGTGAAGCCGCGAAGAAGCACTATCACAAGACGCTTACCGAAACGTACTTCTTCCTCGAATGCGGTCCCGATGCCAAAATGGAACTGGACGACGAGATCATCGATGTCCGTGCCGGCGTCAGTATCGTAGTCCCACCCGGCGTCCGTCATCGAGCGCTTGGAAAAATGAAGGTGTTGATTGTGGTGCTACCGGAATTCGATCCGGCCGATGAGTGGCTGGACTGA